Below is a genomic region from Actinomadura sp. NAK00032.
GACTGGCGAGCAGCTGCGGCACCTCCTCCTGAAGGAGGCTCGGGCGAGGCACCTTACTTGGGTCGGGCAAGCCTGACTTCCTGTTGTTCACCACGGCGTCTCGTCAGCAATGGCTGGCTTGCAGTGCACAGTTCGTCGCACGCCACGGGTCTTACAGGCTCGTCTCGCGCAGATGCCATTAGACGGGCGCAGCCGACATCGCTCATCGAGCGTGAGCTAGTGCTCGTGCTCCTCCCAGGAGGATGCGTCGACAAGCTGCTGCAAGACGGCTCGGGAAGCCGTGCTGCCGAACTCTCTCCGTCGGGTTGGTGAGCCGCAGCCGGTTCGGTGGGGAGGGCGTTCGATGCCTCGGGACGTCCCAGGTGCCTTCGGACGTTCGAGGCGGAGGCGCCTGACGACCAGCGGGGCGGGTCGTGGCGTCCGGGAGGGAAGAGCGTTCGAGTATCGCGTCGATGCGTCGAACCAGTTCAGGGACATTCTTCGCCTCGACTAGCTGACCGGGCAGCAGGGTCCAGAGCGAGCCGGTGTACTCGCCCCACCAGCAACAAAGGTCCGGGTAGCGTCGCTCAAGTTCGGCAACCGCCTGGTCGAGATCGTTTTCTGCCGCCAGACCGAGGGGCGACTCGGTGGGCAGGCTTCGAGTGGTGGCGATAGGTCTGGTGGCGTGCTCTTGGGAAGTCACAGTGTCACCTCTAGAGCGAACGCGCTGAGCACGATCGTCAGGTGATGGAGGGCCAAGTTGGCCCATTGAGGAGTCGTGCGGCCGGTGAAACCGGGGAACAGTCACCGACCGCACGACACACCGGCCGGAACGGCCGGCAGAGGACGTGCACCTCTGGGGGTGTGGTGCGCGTCCTGGTCTCAGCGGTTGATCAGCGCCCAGGCGGCGTGGCCGTCGACGCTGTCGTAGTGACCGGTCTCGTCGGCGTACGCCTCCGCGAGGATCAGCCCGCGGCCGTGTTCGACGGGATCCGTCTCCTGGTCGATGCGGCTAGGGGCGGGACCGTCGTCCAGCACGGTGAGGCACGTCTGCCGGCCGCTGACGCAGAGTTCAGCCCTGATCCGGCCGCCGGGCGCGCCACTGGCCGAGTGCCACAGCGCGTTCGTGGCGTATTCGCTGAGGATCAACTCGAACGCCTCGGTCAGTGCCGTGTCGTCAGTAAGGAGCAGTCGGATCCAACGACGCAGCAGGGACACCGCGTTGGTGACGCCAGGGACGTCAACGAGCCAGAGTTGATCGTCTCTGTTGCCTTCGGTGCTCGCACCGTCGGCGGGAGCTTTCCCGGGGTGTGTGGGGTCGACCGCAGCGCCAGCCAGGCTCGGCACGATCGCCAGGGTGTCGCCACCTGTCGTCCTGGGTGTCCCGGTTCCTTGGGGGCTTTGGAGTTGGGGTGCTGACAGCGCCCTCGAAGCTATTCTCATGCATACCTCCCTTGGAGGGTGAGGCCGCGCGGCAGGGCGAGGGGCACCAATCCATAGCCCCGCCGCGCGGCAGTCTCTCTGGTCTGATCGGCGACGTGATGCAGCGTCGGGCGAGATCAACGCCCCGCCGACAACTTCCGCCACAATCTGTGACTCGCCGCACACCGTCAGTGTGCTGGGTGACATACTCGCGTGCAACTGCTCTCGTGAAATTTCTCTTGAGAAGGAAGAGGTGCAGCGGTGACTTCTCCGACAGTCCGACGCCGACAGCTCGGTATGGAACTCCGTCAGTTGCGCGAGGCGGCGGGACTCACGGGTGACCAGGTCACGGAGCGCCTGGGCTGGTACGGAGCGAAGGTCTCGCGGATCGAGAACGGGCGGATCTCCGTCCCGTGGTCGGACGTCGTAGATCTCCTCGATCTCTACGGGGTGGGCGATCCCGCCGCTCGTGCGGCGCTCGTCCAGTTGGCCAAGGCGGCGAGGCAGAAGGAGTGGTGGCAGCCGTACAGCGACATGCTGAGCAAGAACGCCCGGACCTACATCGGCCTGGAGTCGGCGGCCGAGTCGCTCCGGACGTACCAGCCGTCTTCGGTTCCAGGGCTGCTCCAAACCGCCGAGTACGCGCGAGCGATCATCATGCGCGCTGGTCCGTTGACCTTGGGAGAGGACGAGATCGAACGCCGGCTCAGCCTCCGCATGAAGCGGCAAGCCGTCGTCACCGAGGCGGGCAGTCTCCGGCTCTGGGCCGTGCTGGACGAGGCGGCGCTCCACCGCGAGATCGGTGGCCTCGATGTCATGCACGAGCAACTTATGCACCTGGTGGAGATGGCTCACAACCCGGGGGTCGACATCCAGGTCATGCCGTTCAGTGCCGGACCGCATGCTTCGCTAAGCGGCATGATCGGCGTCTTCAGCTTTCCCGGTCAGGACCCGGACGTCGCCTATGTCGACACCGTCCCGGGCACTCTCTTTCTAGAACGTGCGGCCGATGTTCAGGCTACGAGCACCGCATTCCAGCATCTCAGCGCGACCGCGCTCAGCCCTGCGGCATCCGTCGACCTGATCGAAGACATGGCCCGCCGCCACCGGACCGGGTAGACAAGTAGGCATGATTCCGGACTTTTGCCAAGCTTCTTGGACCAAGAGCACACGCAGCCAGCAGACGACGGACCAGTGCGTCGAGCTGGCTGGTGCCAGTGGCTACGTGGCCGTACGGGACTCCAAGGATCCGGATGGTTTCAAGCTCGTGTTCACAGGTCAGGCCTGGCGAAGGTTCAGCCGTCAGATCAAGGCCGGCGCTTTCGATCCGAGTTGAGACGATCCGGCGCAGGTGAGGCCTGGACCTCCAATTCCGGAGTCCGACCCATGGAGTCCGAGGCGGCGCTCCGGCTTCTCGTTGCCGGCGCACACATCTGCGACGCCACCGGTCAGCGCGGTGATCACTGTCCATCAGGCCATGCCCTTCGGCTGAGGCATGGACGTCTCCGGCTCGTGAGACGGTCCAGTGCTGGATGGCTTTTGCGGTCTCGGGGTGAGGTTCTCAGGTCGTCGAGCCGCGATCCCCTCATCTTGCACCTGGGTTACCTGCCCCGAGTAGTCCTCGGATGGAGTCTGGCCTTCGGCGCTGTCCGGCCTCGTCTTGCCTACTCCTGGCATTGGCCGAGCAGCGGACGATGGGGGTCGAGGGTGGGGTGAATCCTTTCGGGGGTGGGGGTCTCTTATGGGTGTCGGGGTCACCCTGCGGAGGAGATGTGGATGGGCGGCGGGATGCCGGTAGTGCTGGTGAGGGACGCGACGTGACCGGGCGGCCTTGGGTGAGTGCGCAGGTCATCGAGGCGGCGCAGGCGGGTGATCGCGAGTCGATCACCGCGGTGGTCTATGGCGCTCATTCGCATGTACGGCGGTTCGCCGAGCGGCTCTGCGCGTCGCCGCAGGATGCCGAAGACGCTGCTCAGGAAGCGCTGATCATCCTGTACCGGAAGATCGGCACACTGCGGGCGACCGGCGCGTTGGCATCGTGGATGTTCCGGATCGTCCGGCACGAGTGTCTGCGCCGCGCCCGGCTGCTGGTCGAGCGTCATGACGGGGTCGAACATGATCTGGCGGCGTCCGCTGAGGATGAGGCCATCCGGCGTCTCGAAGCTTCGCTGGTCGCGCAGGCGATCCAGGAGTTGCCGGAGGTTCAGCGCAGGGTGCTGATCATGCGAGACATCTTGGGGTACCCGGGGCGGACGGTCGCGGACGCGCTCGGTTTGAGCAACGCGGCGATGAAGTCCCACCTGCACCGGGCCCGCAGCAAGGTGCGGGTCGGGCTGAGCGACGGGGCCGGCTCCGCTGAGGGCCCTCGTTCTTCGTCGATCAGCTGATCCGCGTAGTCCTGCTTTCCTCGTTGAGACTGAAGAGGAGTCTTTGTCATGCTCGAAATTGGGTCGACCATGCCCGATGTCCTGTTGGAGGACACCGACGGTCGGGATGTTCGCCTCTCTGACTACCAGGGGCGCAGTGCCGTGCTGATCTATTTCATGCGGTCGACCTCATGCCCCGTCTGCAACAGGCACGTCCAAGACCTGGTTCGGTCTTGGGATGAGGTCGCGGGTGCCGATGTGCAGGTGCTCGTCGCGCTTCCGGCCGCTCGGGAGGAAGCCGTCGCATGGAAGGACAAGCGCCGGGTCCCGTTCCCCGTCCTGGTGGGACGTGAGGGCACCCCGCACGAGATGCTCGGGCTGAGCAGGAAGGTCTTCGGCTCGATGCAGCAGTCGGGCAGCGTCCTCTTCGATCGCCAGGGCGTCATACGCCACTCCAATGTCGCCACTATGCCCACCAGTGGATACGACAAGAAGGGGATCATCGCCGCCGTCCAGGCACTCAGGGATTAGGCGTGCTCTGAGCAGGGCTGATCGGGGCTCGCGGAGGAGTGCGGCGAACTGCTCCCGCTACGTCTTCTTCGCGAGCTGCTGGCGCTCCCTTGCGGGTCCTCCAGTGAGTTAAGGGCTTCACCTCGCGCGGGCGTGCCGCTGCCGGGTGCCAGTGTCGTCCGGGATGAAGGGCATTAGCGAGAGCAGCGCACGTGTGGTGCGGGTCGACCGGCTCAGTGCGCTTCTTCGGGCACCGCTTGTGGCCGGGCTCAGGAGGCGGCCCAAGCTCTGATCGCTTGGGCGGTCTCGGGGGTGAGGTCGGAGTCGGGCAAGTCGGTGGGGTGGAGCCATCTGTAGGCGGTGTGTTCTCTGCTCAGGACGATGGGCTGGCCTTGGTGGGGCACGGCGAAGGTGTATTGGCGGGTTTTGCGGCTGGATCCGGAGATGTAGTCGAAGTGTGCAACGAAGCCGGGATCAAGGGTGAGCGCTCCGGTCCAGCCGATTTCTTCGGTGAGTTCGCGTTGCAGAGCGGTGAGCAGGTTCTCGCTCGGTTCGACGCCACCTGAGGGGAGTTCTTCGATGCCGGCCATGAAGTCGTCCTCGGCGCAGCGGCGCAGGATGAGCACTTCACCC
It encodes:
- a CDS encoding NUDIX hydrolase, which encodes MTSAPGIDVLQLHNDAERDGITKLASGAIVHAEGEVLILRRCAEDDFMAGIEELPSGGVEPSENLLTALQRELTEEIGWTGALTLDPGFVAHFDYISGSSRKTRQYTFAVPHQGQPIVLSREHTAYRWLHPTDLPDSDLTPETAQAIRAWAAS
- a CDS encoding ATP-binding protein, with the translated sequence MPSLAGAAVDPTHPGKAPADGASTEGNRDDQLWLVDVPGVTNAVSLLRRWIRLLLTDDTALTEAFELILSEYATNALWHSASGAPGGRIRAELCVSGRQTCLTVLDDGPAPSRIDQETDPVEHGRGLILAEAYADETGHYDSVDGHAAWALINR
- a CDS encoding helix-turn-helix transcriptional regulator, encoding MELRQLREAAGLTGDQVTERLGWYGAKVSRIENGRISVPWSDVVDLLDLYGVGDPAARAALVQLAKAARQKEWWQPYSDMLSKNARTYIGLESAAESLRTYQPSSVPGLLQTAEYARAIIMRAGPLTLGEDEIERRLSLRMKRQAVVTEAGSLRLWAVLDEAALHREIGGLDVMHEQLMHLVEMAHNPGVDIQVMPFSAGPHASLSGMIGVFSFPGQDPDVAYVDTVPGTLFLERAADVQATSTAFQHLSATALSPAASVDLIEDMARRHRTG
- a CDS encoding DUF397 domain-containing protein; amino-acid sequence: MIPDFCQASWTKSTRSQQTTDQCVELAGASGYVAVRDSKDPDGFKLVFTGQAWRRFSRQIKAGAFDPS
- a CDS encoding peroxiredoxin, whose protein sequence is MLEIGSTMPDVLLEDTDGRDVRLSDYQGRSAVLIYFMRSTSCPVCNRHVQDLVRSWDEVAGADVQVLVALPAAREEAVAWKDKRRVPFPVLVGREGTPHEMLGLSRKVFGSMQQSGSVLFDRQGVIRHSNVATMPTSGYDKKGIIAAVQALRD
- a CDS encoding RNA polymerase sigma factor; translation: MSAQVIEAAQAGDRESITAVVYGAHSHVRRFAERLCASPQDAEDAAQEALIILYRKIGTLRATGALASWMFRIVRHECLRRARLLVERHDGVEHDLAASAEDEAIRRLEASLVAQAIQELPEVQRRVLIMRDILGYPGRTVADALGLSNAAMKSHLHRARSKVRVGLSDGAGSAEGPRSSSIS